In one window of Plasmodium berghei ANKA genome assembly, chromosome: 14 DNA:
- a CDS encoding dihydrolipoyl dehydrogenase, mitochondrial, putative → MNGFFSKTNKVFFYPLRRNFSTNKDYDVIVIGGGPGGYVCSIRCGQNKLKVLNVNDDNKLGGTCLNRGCIPSKALLHIAHNYYESKNKFKECGILIDNVKLDIEQVHKHKNKCMGSLADGISFLYKKNNVKHIIGRGSIIDSNTILVKTENEGQKKYTAERIVIATGSKPIEIPLKKLNDDNINDVETVKDILEYDHKLIQTSDDILNFKEIPKTMSIIGGGVIGLEIGSVFSKFGSDVTVYEYNSRLCGFLDPDVSKVLQKVLEKVKIKFMFNTSIVGGNLNTTNNEAILYARDNKTNKIKKVKSDIVLVCVGRKANLENINLEKLNIELNKNKKIQVDEYFNVKSQPTIKAIGDAIDGSMLAHKAEEEGYIVADMIFNELKNNKKKKNHINYDLIPSVIYTHPEVASVGYNEQKCKELKLNYKTVSFPFAANSRSRTIDDYDGLIKLIVEKDTNVILGSQIIGNNASDLILPLSIYASHKGTSKNLSKIIYPHPTFSEVIKEVALQSFDKAIHM, encoded by the exons ATGAATGGGTTTTTTAGCAAAACAAataaagtttttttttacccCCTGCGCAGGAATTTCTCAACTAATAAGGa TTATGATGTAATAGTAATTGGAGGGGGGCCAGGGGGATATGTATGCAGTATTCGTTGCGGGCAAAACAAACTTAAAGTTCTAAATGTAAATGATGATAACAAACTAGGGGGAACATGCTTAAATAGAGGTTGTATTCCTTCAAAAGCATTGTTACATATTGctcataattattatgaatctaaaaataaatttaaagaatGTGGTATATTAATTGATAATGTGAAATTAGATATTGAGCAAGTacataaacataaaaataaatgtatggGGAGCTTAGCAGATggtatatcatttttatataaaaaaaataacgtCAAACATATAATTGGCCGAGGTAGTATTATTGATAGTAATACAATTTTAGTTAAAACCGAAAATGAGggtcaaaaaaaatacacagCTGAACGCATTGTTATAGCAACAGGCTCTAAACCTATTGAAATTCcactaaaaaaattaaatgatgataatattaatgatgTTGAAACTGTGAAGGATATATTAGAATATGATCATAAACTTATTCAAACATCtgatgatatattaaatttcaAAGAAATTCCTAAAACAATGTCAATTATTGGGGGTGGAGTTATAGGGTTAGAAATAGGTTCTGTTTTTTCAAAGTTTGGATCAGATGTAACtgtatatgaatataatagtaGATTATGTGGTTTTCTCGATCCAGATGTAAGTAAAGTTTTACAAAAGGTTTTAGAAAAagttaaaattaaatttatgtttAATACATCAATTGTTGGTGGTAATTTAAATACAACTAACAATGAAGCCATTTTATACGCACGAGATAACAAAACtaataaaatcaaaaaagtaaaatcTGATATTGTTTTAGTTTGTGTTGGAAGAAAAGCGAACctagaaaatataaatttagaaaaattaaatatagaattaaataaaaataaaaaaatacaagttgatgaatattttaatgtCAAATCACAACCAACTATTAAAGCTATTGGTGATGCCATTGATGGGTCTATGCTTGCACATAAAGCAGAAGAGGAAGGTTATATAGTAGCTGATATGATATtcaatgaattaaaaaataataaaaaaaaaaaaaatcacaTCAATTATGATTTAATACCCAGTGTAATATATACGCATCCTGAAGTTGCCTCAGTTGGATATAATGAACAAAAATGTaaagaattaaaattaaattataaaacagTTTCTTTTCCATTTGCTGCAAATAGTAGATCGAGAACTATCGATGATTATGATggattaataaaattaatcgTTGAAAAGGATACAAACGTAATCTTAGGTTCTCAAATTATTGGAAATAATGCAAGTGATTTAATACTTCCCCTTTCTATATATGCTTCTCATAAAGGTACATCAAAAAATTTGagtaaaattatttatccCCATCCCACTTTCTCGGAGGTAATTAAGGAAGTAGCTCTACAATCCTTTGACAAAGCTATACATATGTAA
- a CDS encoding cytochrome b5, putative has product MSYKKLRVIDDKCLEKFKKESKCCIIIKDLVYDVTSFFDHPGGYDVFKDYAGKDTTEAFAQIGHSINAQKLMKTYLIGIKKNSPLYEQNINTKSVNGKIEYIDYFLEEIKEKEPPKIDILEINKKEENTNYMLVAGIIAGFSIAYYFMFLK; this is encoded by the exons atgagttataaaaaattaagagTAATTGACGATAAATGCTTGGAGAAATTCAAAAAAGAATCAAAATGttgtattataataaaagattTGGTCTACGACGTAACTTCATTTTTCGATCACCCAGGGGGTTATGACGTTTTTAAGGATTATGCAG GAAAAGACACAACTGAGGCGTTTGCTCAAATTGGACATTCTATTAATGctcaaaaattaatgaaaacttatttaattggaataaaaaaaaattccccattatatgaacaaaatataaatacaaaaagtGTCAATGGAAAGATAGAATAtattgattattttttggaagaaataaaagaaaaggaACCACCCAAAATAGATATTCTTGAAATA aataaaaaagaagaaaacaCTAACTATATGCTCGTCGCTGGTATTATAGCTGGGTTTAGCATTGcctattattttatgtttctaaaataa
- a CDS encoding CWC16 domain-containing protein, putative: MLSLKASRADNFYYGSVEDEDLKKKKEKEFKKINKKDYNTIKFEIPYTIICKNCNIYIYKGERFNSERRKAGYYLSTSFYSFSIFCKKCQNKIVIETNPQKCSYDIIEGGRKKNEEYENILTEGGINNINYVDFEQNKKKKTNPFMILEINALNKKKQNESEEYFENGENNEVLPKGNKPIEKPINDTQLDEDINNVIKETYKRNVMLKNDFNCNQTLRKQLRDIKNEKIQKRKENIEKNIFINILKDPCEDLKIKKFLHMKEKYKKTINEKTKLAKNNLIKKKSSIFDKKYLKKCK, encoded by the coding sequence ATGCTATCACTAAAGGCTTCGAGAGCTGATAACTTCTACTATGGAAGTGTTGAAGATGAAGatttgaagaaaaaaaaagaaaaagagtttaagaaaataaacaaaaaagatTATAACActataaaatttgaaataCCATATACtataatatgtaaaaattgtaatatatatatttataaaggAGAAAGATTTAACAGTGAAAGAAGAAAGGCAGGTTATTACTTAAGTACGTCTTTTTATTccttttctattttttgtaaaaaatgtcaaaataaaattgttatagAGACAAATCCACAAAAATGTTCTTATGATATTATTGAAGGcggaagaaaaaaaaatgaggagtatgaaaatattttaacagAAGGCGGtataaacaatattaaCTATGTAGATTtcgaacaaaataaaaagaaaaaaacaaaccCGTTTATGATATTGGAAATAAATGCtcttaataaaaaaaaacaaaacgAATCGGaagaatattttgaaaatggtgaaaataatgaagtATTACCTAAAGGAAATAAACCTATTGAAAAGCCAATTAATGATACTCAATTAGATGAAGACATAAATAATGTTATAAAAGAAActtataaaagaaatgtTATGcttaaaaatgattttaaCTGTAATCAGACTCTAAGAAAACAACTTAGAGacattaaaaatgaaaaaatacaaaaacgaaaagaaaatattgagaaaaatatttttataaatattttaaaggATCCATGTGaagatttaaaaattaaaaagtttCTTCATATGAAAGAAAAGTATAAGAAAACGATAAACGAAAAAACGAAATtagcaaaaaataatttaataaaaaaaaaaagtagtatatttgataaaaaatatttgaagaAATGTAAGTAA
- a CDS encoding CG2-related protein, putative, whose amino-acid sequence MNNENKICLVNFSNDVFYNIIKYLTINEALKLKLVSKCFYEYFKDDKAYTFNSYINLNNYIKFVRFVNPDKLSIFFLSLLNDEKKVYSNLLFAKGNANFGINRKQLIECDKPFLKKIIFKGEFLRNTNFYDISVLINSHANTLEELCIHGLNDVNCPLFIYYNYSILFDFLSKEILINNFPLKLVTKNNLENIQNRILELSRQNDEVKNIIENKNDINNKIDENFQTNVTNKIKQHLLYEHISIVYNCNKKCVEKIKNYKQKININNYITSLNALKVLNLTGIQSYDMIEMFISIQMPVLNTLNISCYDYFFYFYHMAISVFLYGKGEKKFTEFSNLKNTQNIGRKYIKDEKKNILIDSYACKDFEKNCGNKNDAIHNDKELYGLLKDIDDNLIETHKMLSNFQKRYEQDAICYYEQNIKNNKKKIFFTPAYKDNIYMNNINNPVYYADGSYINYDSDTNNKYMTKSSNICKDKHINDYDKNNEDSSKTNYKNLENYHDILRYTKSDSTVYSTCKSIINVDSFYTIPSNENFSSNSTCLKDTASENMIYDEKKKKKKNNNINRNFNEQNLHTEKKKIKNLKRGGYMWLIENSKYKKNVSIEILYLFKNIIEKEEKKSRKNIISLLYNLKLEHFSLFNYSLSSPFLWLLLLVKNENLKTLCILDLCLPHLLSALTFLEAFLKQNLFNFQGMMRRRRKRLGSIYFKFNDEEEIKFVNQTYSTIINELNRSNFPSNKTKKNKILHIVIYVYNNRKENKQFIKHIRKISRSLWRCNYIVHYTIQYYKYKYFNKYFEIDNLYRDYILNIIMSNHRFNQSASNQNRSSLAHK is encoded by the exons AtgaataatgaaaataaaatatgcctcgttaatttttcaaacgacgttttttataacattataaaatatttaacaaTTAACGAAGCTCTAAAACTAAAGTTAGTGAGCAAATGcttttatgaatattttaaagatGATAAAGCGTATACTTTTAATAGTTATATTAACTTAAACAACTACATTAAATTTGTAAGGTTTGTAAATCCTGACAAAttaagtattttttttctttcccTATTAAATGATGAGAAAAAGGTATATTCCAATCTACTATTTG CAAAAGGAAATGCCAACTTTGGAATAAACAGAAAACAACTAATAGAATGTGATAAaccttttttaaaaaaaattatttttaaaggggaatttttaagaaacacaaatttttatgatataaGTGTGTTAATAAATTCGCATGCAAATACGTTAGAAGAGTTATGTATTCATGGATTGAACGATGTGAATTGTcctttgtttatttattacaattacagtatattatttgatttcctttcaaaagaaatattaataaataattttcctCTAAAACTTGTGactaaaaataatttagaaaatatacaaaatcgTATTTTAGAACTCAGTAGACAAAATGAcgaagtaaaaaatattattgaaaataaaaatgatataaataataaaattgacGAAAATTTTCAAACAAATGTtactaataaaataaaacagcATCTTCTATATGAACACATAAgtattgtatataattgtaataaaaaatgtgttgaaaaaataaaaaattataaacagaaaataaatataaataattatataaccAGTTTAAATGCTTTAAAAGTTCTAAATTTAACAGGTATTCAAAGTTATGATATGATAGAGATGTTTATATCCATACAAATGCCAGTTTTAAACactttaaatatatcatgttatgattattttttttatttttatcatatggCAATATCTGTATTCTTATATGGTAaaggagaaaaaaaatttacagaattttctaatttgaagaatacacaaaatattggtagaaaatatataaaggatgaaaaaaaaaatatattgatagATAGCTATGCATGCAAagattttgaaaaaaattgtggaaataaaaatgatgcAATACACAATGATAAAGAATTGTATGGATTGTTAAAAGATATCGATGATAATTTAATAGAGACTCATAAAATGTTATctaattttcaaaaaagaTATGAGCAAGATGCTATATGCTATTATGAacaaaacataaaaaataataaaaaaaaaatatttttcacaCCAGCATATAAagacaatatatatatgaataatataaataatccTGTATATTATGCAGATGGtagttatataaattatgacTCAGacacaaataataaatacatgACAAAAAGCTCGAATATTTGTAAAGATAAACATATTAAtgattatgataaaaacaATGAAGATTCTAGTAAAactaattataaaaatttagaaaattatCATGACATTTTAAGATATACTAAAAGTGATAGCACTGTTTATAGCACTTGTAAAAGTATTATCAATGTTGACAGTTTTTATACAATACCAagtaatgaaaatttttcaaGTAATAGTACATGTTTAAAAGATACAGCTAGCgaaaatatgatttatgatgaaaaaaaaaaaaaaaaaaaaaataataatattaatcgAAATTTCAATGAACAAAATTTGCACacagaaaaaaagaaaataaaaaatttaaaaagagGAGGGTATATGTGGTTAATTgaaaatagtaaatataaaaaaaatgtaagtatagaaatattatatttatttaaaaacataattgaaaaggaagaaaaaaaaagtcgaaaaaatataatatcgttattatataatttaaaattagaACATTTTTcgttatttaattatagcTTAAGTAGCCCATTTTTAtggttattattattagtaaaaaatgaaaatttaaaaacttTGTGTATATTAGATTTATGTCTACCACATTTATTATCAgctttaacatttttagaGGCATtcttaaaacaaaatttatttaattttcaaGGGATGATGagaagaagaagaaaacGGCTTGgtagtatatattttaaatttaacgatgaagaagaaattaaatttgttaatcAAACATATTCAACAAttataaatgaattaaatagATCAAATTTTCCttcaaataaaacaaaaaaaaataaaattttacatatagttatttatgtatataataatagaaaagaaaataaacaatttataaaacatatcCGAAAAATTTCAAGGTCGTTATGGCGATGTAATTATATAGTGCACTATACAATTCAAtactataaatataaatattttaataaatatttcgaAATTGATAATTTGTATAGAGACTACATACTTAACATTATCATGTCTAATCATAGATTTAATCAATCTGCATCTAATCAGAATCGTTCATCACTTGCTCATAAATAA
- a CDS encoding nucleotidyltransferase, putative: protein MHGINAIIKFNMPPQIPYYIKNGFVQKPSKYIFWLLLKIKDYEKLFNSILNRICKKEGIYKFDDTYINDNMKKVQGKHYINKVQTKSDKNYMKTNAAMSCRKRVHKFYYTSYRNFSQYNNCTIPHINKNNKIYLANDFLNMDSLKNEISNIHKKLTENSFIDKKKEEIYFLLKNAIFPNLKGKIYFIGSCENNIWIKNSDIDSCIVVENCEDKNSYLYILKVIKSAINLIYPSLTVNIIKASVPIAKIYKDQTNICDISINNTVAIVNTHLVSCLCNIDERVPIINRIIKYWAKQKNINNRSQGTFSSYALFLLTYFFFQNLETPLLPSYKSIERASITPFEINSEYFFLQDEVEMPFYTKIEDIKNNFQEFQKNTDDISKLLYGFFEFYSNDVCKNGITLDVYNNQIIENKDMTANIYCPITKKIVNTYSINTWKKMFEKIQSAYIQLKNGSSLNTICEETKDDTSNIKIDLKDHLLRRKAFQDFYTP from the exons atgcatgGGATTAATgctattattaaatttaatatgcCCCCGCAAATTCCatattacataaaaaatggcTTTGTTCAAAAAccatcaaaatatatattctggctcttattaaaaataaaagactatgaaaaattattcaatagtatattaaatagaatatgtaaaaaagaaggcatatataaatttgatgatacatatataaacgataatatgaaaaaagtGCAAGGAAAAcattatattaacaaaGTCCAAACTAAATctgataaaaattatatgaaaacaAATGCAGCAATGTCCTGTAGAAAAAGAGTACATAAATTCTACTACACATCCTATAGAAACTTTTcacaatataataattgtaCTATACCgcatattaacaaaaataataaaatatatttagcaaatgattttttaaatatggatagtttaaaaaatgaaatttccaatattcacaaaaaattaacagagaattcttttattgacaaaaaaaaagaggaaatatattttttactaaaaaaTGCAATATTTCCAAATTTGAAGGGGAAAATATACTTCATTGGATCatgtgaaaataatatatg GATAAAAAACTCAGATATAGATAGCTGTATAGTTGTAGAAAATTGCGAAgataaaaattcatatttatatattttgaaagtTATTAAAAGTgctattaatttaatataccCATCTTTAActgtaaatataattaaagcATCAGTTCCAATAgctaaaatatacaaagaCCAAACTAACATATGTGATATTAGTATTAACAATACGGTAGCAATAGTCAATACACATTTGGTTTCATGTTTATGTAACATTGATGAAAGGGTTCCAATAATAaatagaataataaaatattgggcaaaacaaaaaaatattaacaacAG atcCCAGGGTACGTTCAGTTCTTatgctttatttttattaacatattttttctttcaaaATTTAGAAACTCCGCTACTACCTTCATATAA ATCCATAGAAAGAGCTAGCATAACACCGTTTGAAATTAATAGTGAAT actTTTTTCTACAAGATGAAGTAGAAATGCCATTTTACACAAAAATTGA ggacataaaaaataattttcaagAGTTTCAAAAAAACACAGACGACATTTCAAAACTATTATATGGATTTTTTGag TTTTATTCGAATGATGTTTGCAAAAATGGAATAACTCTtgatgtatataataaccAAATAATTGAAAACAAAGATATGActgcaaatatatattgcccaataacaaaaaaaattgttaatacATATAGCATCAATAcatggaaaaaaatgtttgaaaaaatacaatCAGCTTATATCCAACTAAAAAAT gGAAGTAGTTTAAATACAATATGTGAAGAAACTAAAGATGATACAtctaatataaaaatagatcTTAAag aTCATTTGTTAAGACGAAAAGCTTTTCAAGATTTTTATACGCCCTaa
- a CDS encoding elongation factor G, putative produces the protein MMTRHCVFLLKRNLYRTKKLVPSRTVLFMKNSCNFSSICIDNLRNIGISAHIDAGKTTLTERILYYTGKIKSIHEVRGTDGIGATMDSMDLEREKGITIQSAATHCVWNVNNQKYDINIIDTPGHVDFTIEVERSLRVLDAAVLVICGVSGVQSQTLTVNRQMDRYHIPRILFINKLDRDGANIERTLETIEKKLNLNTILLQIPIGIEQKLKGVYDLVNKKGYLFKGKSGINVEEIPSDHDILNIDSSFPINLVELLRNRIFEKLADADDEFAEIYLNNDVNDIKINDIHKTIRKCTIQNKIAPICLGSAKSNVGVQLLLDNVCNFLPSPREVKNYGYVYDGQNTAETNIVDNSMNTDAENRELNDSFIQSNKNKREVQLLCDTSEPMVGFLFKIQEDSMHGQMSYFRIYQGKIRKKDMITNMITHKKEVVKKIMKMHSNTAQEINEAHAGDIIAINGITGATGTTYTNGISTNFHLLNIYVPKPVISVAVEILKKGDMTKLTKALNKFTKEDPTFYVKTDEQTKETIFEGIGELQLEIYKERLKREFNINVNLKNPKINFKETITKPYECSYTYKKQKGGAGLYAHVHAIFETVSENYNDTPHCQFVNEVIGNDLPKNFIQSIEKAFKEQIEKGYLNQSEIINMKMRLISGKIHEVDSNDLAFKKATINLIKENYQNFCPVLLEPIMLVEIISNYEHQSNILTSITKRKGLVTNIVNNMNIIYVYADIPLKHMFNYINEIRAITQGQGTYTMEFSRYDQVSKNDLDEILKQASKK, from the coding sequence atgatgactCGGCATTGTGTTTTTCTTCTGAAAAGAAATTTGTATAGGACAAAGAAATTAGTTCCTTCTCGAACagtattatttatgaaGAATTCATGtaatttttcttcaatATGTATTGATAATTTACGAAATATCGGAATAAGTGCACATATTGATGCAGGTAAAACAACATTAACAGAAAggatattatattatacaggtaaaataaaaagtatacATGAAGTTAGAGGCACTGATGGAATCGGAGCAACTATGGATTCTATGGATTTAGAAAGAGAGAAAGGAATTACTATTCAATCAGCAGCAACACATTGTGTATGGAATGTAAATAATCAgaaatatgatataaacATAATTGATACCCCTGGGCATGTAGATTTTACTATTGAAGTAGAAAGGTCGCTACGAGTTTTAGATGCAGCAGTTTTGGTTATATGTGGTGTATCAGGGGTGCAAAGTCAAACCTTAACTGTTAATAGACAAATGGATAGATATCATATACCCAGAATATTgttcataaataaattagatAGAGATGGTGCCAATATTGAAAGAACATTAGAAacaattgaaaaaaaattaaatttaaatacaattttattacaaataCCAATTGGAATAGAACAAAAATTGAAAGGAGTTTATGATcttgttaataaaaaaggttatttatttaaaggAAAAAGTGGTATAAATGTAGAAGAAATTCCAAGTGATCACgatattttgaatattgaTTCGTCTTTTCCTATAAATTTGGTTGAGCTTCTTAGAAATCGTATTTTTGAAAAGCTTGCAGATGCAGATGATGAATTTgcagaaatatatttaaacaaTGATGTGAATGacattaaaattaatgatatTCATAAAACTATACGTAAGTGCActattcaaaataaaattgcaCCGATATGTTTAGGTAGTGCAAAAAGTAATGTCGGGGTACAATTACTTCTTGATAATGtatgtaattttttaccATCTCCTCGAGAGGTTAAGAATTATGGGTATGTTTACGATGGTCAAAATACTGCAGAGACAAATATTGTCGATAATAGCATGAATACAGATGCTGAAAACAGAGAACTTAATGATAGTTTTATtcaatcaaataaaaataagcgAGAAGTACAACTTCTTTGTGATACTTCTGAACCTATGGTTGgatttttattcaaaattCAAGAAGATTCGATGCATGGGCAAATGAGCTACTTTCGTATATATCAAGGGAAAATACGAAAAAAAGATATGATAACAAATATGATAACACATAAAAAAGAagttgtaaaaaaaataatgaaaatgcaTTCAAATACTGCAcaagaaataaatgaagCACATGCAGGTGATATAATTGCTATAAATGGAATTACTGGGGCAACTGGTACGACATATACTAATGGGATTAGTACAAATTtccatttattaaatatttatgtcCCTAAACCTGTTATATCTGTTGCAgttgaaatattaaaaaaaggtGACATGACAAAATTGACTAAAgctttaaataaatttacaaaagAAGATCCAACGTTTTATGTAAAAACGGATGAACAAACAAAAGAAACGATTTTTGAAGGTATAGGGGAATTACaattagaaatatataaagaaagaTTAAAACGtgaatttaatattaatgtaaatctaaaaaatcctaaaataaattttaaagaaaCAATAACAAAACCATATGAATGttcatatacatataaaaaacaaaaaggTGGTGCAGGTTTATATGCACATGTACATGCAATTTTTGAAACAGTAtcagaaaattataacGACACACCACATTGTCAATTTGTAAATGAAGTTATAGGAAATGATTTAcctaaaaattttatacaatCTATTGAAAAAGCATTTAAAGAACAAATAGAAAAAGGTTACTTAAATCAGTcagaaattataaatatgaaaatgcGATTAATAAGTGGAAAAATTCATGAAGTTGATAGTAATGATTTAGCCTTTAAAAAAGCTactataaatttaataaaagaaaattatcaaaatttttgtCCTGTACTTTTAGAGCCTATTATGCTTGTAGAAATTATTTCAAACTATGAGCATCAAAGTAACATTTTAACTAGTATAACAAAAAGAAAGGGGCTAGTGACAAACATAGTAAACAacatgaatataatatatgtatatgcagATATACCGTTAAAGCATatgtttaattatataaatgaaatcaGGGCAATTACACAAGGGCAGGGAACATATACCATGGAGTTTTCAAGATATGATCAAGTGAGCAAAAACGATCTTGACGAGATATTGAAGCAAGCGagtaaaaaatga
- a CDS encoding dolichyl-diphosphooligosaccharide--protein glycosyltransferase subunit OST4, putative: MDFELYLISNILGIFILILIFIFHYLFYGSD; the protein is encoded by the exons ATGGATTTTGAACTGTATTTAATCTCAAACATTTTAG gtatatttatcttaattttaatatttatttttcattactTATTTTATGGATCTGATTAA